The proteins below come from a single Mercenaria mercenaria strain notata chromosome 3, MADL_Memer_1, whole genome shotgun sequence genomic window:
- the LOC123546039 gene encoding gastrula zinc finger protein XlCGF7.1-like yields MEGENNFELEADEPLDGSLLDISIEEEVDNEVFDCGICSKSYKTKDNLKRHLKVHDDKYKFSCTCCTLFFTTEHEYNVHKQLKHSTSFLCITCGKTFSRKAHLTDHAALHEPAANPDKVQVCPFDACRKKFTKKTRYQDHMNIHTGVKPYECSCCQRKFHGRYAKNQHERVCAGVVENRCEVCSSVFTDKSTGHGCSHILHHPLNSEVFTYNLESIPLKSV; encoded by the coding sequence ATGGAAGGAGAGAATAATTTCGAATTAGAAGCAGATGAGCCTCTGGATGGGTCTTTGCTTGATATCTCAATAGAGGAAGAAGTTGATAATGAAGTATTTGATTGTGGGATATGCAGTAAATCTTACAAGACAAAAGATAATCTGAAGCGGCACTTAAAAGTACACGACGATAAGTATAAGTTTTCATGTACTTGTTGTACACTGTTCTTTACAACAGAACATGAATACAACGTCCATAAACAATTAAAGCATTCAACAAGTTTCTTGTGTATCACATGTGGAAAGACTTTCAGCAGGAAGGCTCATTTGACAGACCATGCAGCTTTGCATGAACCGGCGGCAAATCCAGACAAGGTTCAAGTTTGTCCTTTCGATGCCTGTAGAAAAAAATTTACCAAGAAGACACGATACCAGGACCACATGAACATACATACAGGGGTAAAACCGTACGAATGCTCGTGTTGTCAGAGAAAGTTTCACGGAAGATACGCCAAGAACCAACATGAACGTGTGTGTGCTGGTGTAGTAGAAAATAGATGCGAAGTGTGTAGCTCAGTATTTACTGATAAGTCCACTGGACACGGATGCTCACACATACTACACCATCCTCTAAATAGCGAAGTTTTTACATACAACCTTGAATCCATTCCTTTAAAAAGTGTAtaa